The DNA window TCGTCATTCACTCAGCACGGCTCGTCACCGGTGGGCAGGTCACGACAGACGCATTCGTGGCGTTTTCCGGTGACGTCATCGCCGCCGTCGGCACCGGCCAGGAGTGGGCGGCCCTCAACGCGGCCGAGACCGTGAACGCGGATGGCCTCACCCTCACTCCCGGCTTCATCGACATCCACGGGCACGGTGGCAATGCGCGGTCATTCGATGACGGCGCCGACAGCATCCGCTCGGCCCTCGAGGTTCACCGCAGCCACGGTACGACCCGATCCGTTCTGTCTCTCGTGACAGCAACGGTCGACGACCTCGTCGATCGTGTCGGCACGATCGCTGATCTCGCCGAGGCCGATCCGACGATTCTCGGCTCTCACCTCGAGGGGCCTTTCCTCGACGTCGCCAGGCAGGGTGCCCACAACGCTGAGCTGCTCCGCGCGCCGGATCCCGAGAGCATCGAACGCCTCGTGACAGCGGCTCGAGGCACGCTCAGGCAGGTAACTCTCGCCCCCGAGCTGCCGGGAGGCCTCGACGCCATCCGGCAATTCGCCGAAGCGGGCGTCACGGTCGCTGTCGGGCACACCAGCGTCGACTTCGAGGGCGCCCTCGAGGCGTTCGAGGCGGGTGCGAGCATCCTCACCCACGCGTTCAACGCGATGAACGGCATCCATCACCGGGCACCGGGACCGGTCGCGGCCGCGACCTCCTCGCCGTCGGTGACGCTCGAGATCATCAACGACGGGGTGCACGTGCACCCCGAGGTGGTGCGGATGGCATTTGCCGCTGCTCCCGGCCGGATCGCACTCATCACGGATGCCATGGCCGCCGCCGGGTCGGACGACGGCGTCTACCAGCTCGGTTCGCTGTCGGTCACGGTGACCGACGGGGTCGCCCGGCTCACCGACGGGAACTCGATCGCCGGATCGACACTCATGCTCGATGAGGCACTGCGGCGCGCGGTGTCCGACGTCGGCATCGAGCTCACGGATGCCGTCAGAGCGCTCACGACGACGCCTGCCCGCGCGATCGGACGTTCCAGCGAC is part of the Mycetocola zhujimingii genome and encodes:
- the nagA gene encoding N-acetylglucosamine-6-phosphate deacetylase gives rise to the protein MVTELAPAPIDLVIHSARLVTGGQVTTDAFVAFSGDVIAAVGTGQEWAALNAAETVNADGLTLTPGFIDIHGHGGNARSFDDGADSIRSALEVHRSHGTTRSVLSLVTATVDDLVDRVGTIADLAEADPTILGSHLEGPFLDVARQGAHNAELLRAPDPESIERLVTAARGTLRQVTLAPELPGGLDAIRQFAEAGVTVAVGHTSVDFEGALEAFEAGASILTHAFNAMNGIHHRAPGPVAAATSSPSVTLEIINDGVHVHPEVVRMAFAAAPGRIALITDAMAAAGSDDGVYQLGSLSVTVTDGVARLTDGNSIAGSTLMLDEALRRAVSDVGIELTDAVRALTTTPARAIGRSSDLGQLAPGFVADAVLLDDDLAVVGVWAAGDRVA